One part of the Humulus lupulus chromosome 9, drHumLupu1.1, whole genome shotgun sequence genome encodes these proteins:
- the LOC133801895 gene encoding glycolate oxidase isoform X2, which yields MTLLQSRNYLRWFMTTMPLVQRTSGLFKRTETLFQGFCKFRPRILIDVTKIDMSTTILGFKISMPIMIAPTAMQKMAHPEGEYATARAASAANTIMTLSSWATSSVEEVASTGPGIRFFQLYVYKDRNVVAQLVRRAERAGFKAIALTVDTPRLGRREADIKNRFNLPPFLTLKNFEGLDLGKMDKSDDSGLASYVAGQIDRSLSWKDVQWLQTITSLPILVKGVITAEDTRLAIQAGAAGIIVSNHGARQLDYVPATIMALEEVVKAAQGRVPVFLDGGVRRGTDVFKALALGASGIFIGRPVVFSLAAEGEAGVRKVLQMLREEFELTMALSGCRSLKEITRNHIATEWDSPRTGIAPRL from the exons ATGACGCTATTGCAAAGCAGAAACTACCTAAGATGGTTTATGACTACTATGCCTCTGGTGCAGAGGACCAGTGGACTCTTCAAGAGAACCGAAACGCTTTTTCAAGGATTTTGTAA GTTTCGCCCTCGTATCCTGATTGATGTAACCAAGATTGACATGAGCAcaactattctgggattcaaaATCTCAATGCCAATCATGATTGCTCCTACTGCCATGCAGAAGATGGCTCATCCTGAGG GGGAGTATGCAACAGCAAGAGCAGCATCAGCAGCCAACACAATCATG ACTCTATCTTCATGGGCTACTTCCAGTGTCGAAGAAGTTGCTTCAACAGGACCTGGGATTCGGTTTTTCCAACTCTAT GTGTACAAGGACAGGAATGTTGTTGCACAACTTGTCAGAAGAGCTGAGAGAGCTGGTTTCAAGGCAATTGCCCTCACTGTGGACACTCCAAGGCTTGGCCGCAGGGAGGCTGATATCAAGAACAG ATTCAATTTGCCACCATTTTTGACTCTGAAAAACTTTGAGGGTTTGGATCTTGGAAAAATGGACAAG AGTGATGACTCTGGACTGGCATCATATGTTGCTGGACAAATTGACAGGTCTCTCAGCTGGAAG GATGTTCAGTGGCTCCAGACAATTACCAGCCTACCAATTCTAGTTAAGGGTGTCATTACTGCTGAAGACA CAAGGTTAGCCATACAAGCAGGAGCTGCTGGAATTATCGTCTCCAACCACGGAGCTCGTCAACTGGATTATGTCCCTGCAACTATCATGGCTTTGGAAGAG GTGGTCAAAGCTGCACAAGGCCGAGTTCCTGTTTTCCTGGATGGTGGTGTCCGGCGAGGAACAGATGTCTTCAAAGCATTGGCTCTTGGAGCATCTGGAATATTT ATTGGAAGACCGGTGGTTTTCTCACTGGCTGCTGAAGGAGAGGCTGGAGTGAGGAAAGTTCTTCAAATGCTTCGCGAAGAGTTTGAGCTAACCATGGCATTAAGCGGTTGCCGTTCACTCAAGGAGATCACCCGCAACCACATTGCGACAGAATGGGACAGCCCTCGTACTGGTATTGCTCCTAGATTGTAA
- the LOC133801895 gene encoding glycolate oxidase isoform X1, with product MEITNVTEYDAIAKQKLPKMVYDYYASGAEDQWTLQENRNAFSRILFRPRILIDVTKIDMSTTILGFKISMPIMIAPTAMQKMAHPEGEYATARAASAANTIMTLSSWATSSVEEVASTGPGIRFFQLYVYKDRNVVAQLVRRAERAGFKAIALTVDTPRLGRREADIKNRFNLPPFLTLKNFEGLDLGKMDKSDDSGLASYVAGQIDRSLSWKDVQWLQTITSLPILVKGVITAEDTRLAIQAGAAGIIVSNHGARQLDYVPATIMALEEVVKAAQGRVPVFLDGGVRRGTDVFKALALGASGIFIGRPVVFSLAAEGEAGVRKVLQMLREEFELTMALSGCRSLKEITRNHIATEWDSPRTGIAPRL from the exons ATGGAGATTACTAATGTTACCGAGTATGACGCTATTGCAAAGCAGAAACTACCTAAGATGGTTTATGACTACTATGCCTCTGGTGCAGAGGACCAGTGGACTCTTCAAGAGAACCGAAACGCTTTTTCAAGGATTTT GTTTCGCCCTCGTATCCTGATTGATGTAACCAAGATTGACATGAGCAcaactattctgggattcaaaATCTCAATGCCAATCATGATTGCTCCTACTGCCATGCAGAAGATGGCTCATCCTGAGG GGGAGTATGCAACAGCAAGAGCAGCATCAGCAGCCAACACAATCATG ACTCTATCTTCATGGGCTACTTCCAGTGTCGAAGAAGTTGCTTCAACAGGACCTGGGATTCGGTTTTTCCAACTCTAT GTGTACAAGGACAGGAATGTTGTTGCACAACTTGTCAGAAGAGCTGAGAGAGCTGGTTTCAAGGCAATTGCCCTCACTGTGGACACTCCAAGGCTTGGCCGCAGGGAGGCTGATATCAAGAACAG ATTCAATTTGCCACCATTTTTGACTCTGAAAAACTTTGAGGGTTTGGATCTTGGAAAAATGGACAAG AGTGATGACTCTGGACTGGCATCATATGTTGCTGGACAAATTGACAGGTCTCTCAGCTGGAAG GATGTTCAGTGGCTCCAGACAATTACCAGCCTACCAATTCTAGTTAAGGGTGTCATTACTGCTGAAGACA CAAGGTTAGCCATACAAGCAGGAGCTGCTGGAATTATCGTCTCCAACCACGGAGCTCGTCAACTGGATTATGTCCCTGCAACTATCATGGCTTTGGAAGAG GTGGTCAAAGCTGCACAAGGCCGAGTTCCTGTTTTCCTGGATGGTGGTGTCCGGCGAGGAACAGATGTCTTCAAAGCATTGGCTCTTGGAGCATCTGGAATATTT ATTGGAAGACCGGTGGTTTTCTCACTGGCTGCTGAAGGAGAGGCTGGAGTGAGGAAAGTTCTTCAAATGCTTCGCGAAGAGTTTGAGCTAACCATGGCATTAAGCGGTTGCCGTTCACTCAAGGAGATCACCCGCAACCACATTGCGACAGAATGGGACAGCCCTCGTACTGGTATTGCTCCTAGATTGTAA